From a single Sulfolobus sp. E5-1-F genomic region:
- a CDS encoding thiamine pyrophosphate-binding protein, with amino-acid sequence MKVGDALFKMMNELGIRQIFGNPGTTELSFLKYMPKDFNYYLALQDGISVGMAEGYYLATRKPQVVNLHSSPGLTNAMGFIYEALISRTPLIVLVGQQYSDRLIDEPVLYGDLLKISQGVVKSAYEIRNGRDAIKTFIRAYKESITPPYGPVLISLPQDIPDVEINEEKINVPKYFVSGVCDTSPIEFVLDKIRSANSIAIVAGYEVSIFDAYEELTKLAEKLNAPIYTEPYLSIFPIDSSNILFKGPLSRYKASDVVKELEKYDLVLVIGGWLNYVVFPDVDIGLNIVEVISDSKEASKRKWDTIVCNPKDFIIKLNNMLPKSLNKYITRRENISPELNSDFVVDIFKDLRVYLDKYTIFAEIPTYRDALIRTIDLKASSLYITRVGLLGWALSASVGYSLSGNKVLAIVGDGSFNYTPQALWGAVKYNSKMKVIVINNGGYLSLSKHKVEADWLFPSTSPWKVALAYGFEARESRDVKNDLKWLFEDDRRKLLEIRLTGH; translated from the coding sequence ATGAAAGTAGGAGATGCGTTATTTAAGATGATGAACGAATTAGGTATTAGACAAATATTTGGAAATCCTGGTACTACGGAACTCAGCTTTCTAAAATACATGCCAAAGGACTTCAACTATTATCTAGCGCTCCAAGACGGGATTTCAGTGGGAATGGCTGAGGGATATTATTTGGCAACGAGAAAACCGCAAGTAGTTAACTTACATTCCTCACCCGGGCTTACCAATGCCATGGGTTTTATATATGAAGCTCTTATTAGCAGAACTCCTCTTATTGTATTGGTTGGACAACAGTATTCAGATAGATTAATAGATGAACCAGTTCTGTATGGGGACTTATTAAAAATCTCTCAAGGAGTTGTTAAATCAGCATATGAGATAAGAAATGGGAGAGACGCAATTAAAACGTTCATCAGAGCTTACAAGGAGAGTATTACACCTCCATATGGTCCGGTGCTTATATCCCTACCTCAAGATATTCCAGATGTGGAAATTAATGAGGAAAAAATAAATGTACCAAAATATTTTGTGAGTGGAGTTTGTGATACGTCTCCAATAGAATTTGTTTTAGATAAGATAAGGAGTGCTAATTCAATCGCGATTGTGGCTGGTTATGAAGTTTCCATATTTGACGCTTATGAGGAATTAACTAAGTTGGCTGAGAAGCTTAACGCTCCAATTTACACTGAACCATATTTGAGCATATTCCCAATTGACTCCTCTAATATTTTGTTTAAAGGCCCTCTATCCAGATATAAGGCTTCTGATGTAGTGAAGGAGTTAGAAAAATATGACCTTGTTTTAGTCATTGGTGGATGGTTAAATTACGTTGTATTTCCAGACGTGGATATAGGATTAAATATAGTTGAGGTAATTAGTGATTCAAAGGAGGCGTCAAAGAGGAAATGGGATACTATTGTTTGTAATCCTAAAGATTTCATCATTAAGCTTAACAATATGCTTCCCAAAAGTCTAAATAAATACATTACTAGGCGCGAGAATATTAGTCCAGAGTTAAACAGTGATTTTGTAGTAGATATTTTCAAAGACTTGAGAGTCTATTTGGATAAATATACAATATTCGCTGAAATTCCTACTTATAGGGACGCTTTGATAAGAACTATTGACTTAAAAGCGTCGTCACTCTATATAACGAGAGTTGGATTATTAGGATGGGCACTTTCTGCATCAGTAGGCTATAGTTTAAGTGGTAATAAAGTCCTTGCAATAGTTGGAGATGGAAGTTTTAACTACACTCCTCAAGCATTATGGGGTGCTGTGAAATATAATAGTAAAATGAAAGTGATTGTAATTAACAACGGGGGTTATTTGTCTTTGTCAAAGCATAAAGTAGAAGCTGATTGGTTGTTTCCATCAACTTCACCTTGGAAAGTCGCATTAGCTTATGGGTTTGAGGCTAGGGAATCAAGGGATGTAAAAAATGACTTAAAATGGTTATTTGAAGATGATAGGAGAAAACTGTTGGAAATTAGACTAACCGGGCACTAG